The sequence below is a genomic window from Cedecea neteri.
ACCAGCCATGGCGGCAGCAGTGGCGTTTAATGAAAGCGGTGGAAATGCTGGCCAGCCACGCACAAGTCACTGTTGTTGCCGGAACACTCGGCTTTTCCAGCGATAGCGCCTTTATCTATTTTTACCGCAGCATGACCGGCCAGACACCAGGTATGCTGACGGCGAAACAGACTTAACGACGGCTGATGGCCAGCTTCGCGGCAAACAGCAGGAACACGCAGCCGGTGATGCGATCCATCCACTTTACGACCCCAGGTTTTCTGAGCACACCGGAAGCGTAGCGCGTGGCAAGAATCAGCGTCAGCGACCACAGCGTACCGAGCACCGCATGAATAGAAACCAACAGGAAAGTCCAGAGGATCGGGGAATGGCCGGAGGGGATAAACTGCGGCAGGAAAGAGACATAGAACACGCCCATTTTCGGGTTAAGCACGTTGCCGAGCATGCCGCGCAAAAACCAGTTGTTGGCTCGGGTTGATTCCGCAGAAGCGAGGCTGAAACTCTGGCGAGGGCGCAACAGCAACTGAATACCCAGCCAGCACAAATACGCGGCACCGCACCACTTCAGCAAAGTGTAGGCAAATTCAGACACCGCCAGCAGAGCGCCAAGCCCGAAGGCAACCAGCGCCCCCCAGACAAAACAGCCTACGTCGATGCCCAGCGCGGCGTGAAAGGCCTTTTTGCCCCCTTCGGCGGCGGCGGTTCGCAGGATAAGCGCGGTATCAAGACCGGGGGTAAGCGTGAGCAGCGTGGCGGCTAGCGTGAAAGCAAGAAGCGCATCGGTGACGGACATTTTTCTGACTCCGAAAACAATAAATCTACTGAAATTCAGCTCAGCCGACAATGCCCTGATGCCGTTATTTTTCGCCGTAAACTGTCCCGTTCATTGCCGCAATAACGCCCGCAGTTCCCCTGTCGATCAGCTCAAGAAACACGGCAGCAGCGGCGGTATTGCTCAGCGTCTGGCTAAAAGTCCGGTGAGCCTGAATCAGCGCCGCGCTCCACGTGGCCAGCACCAGGCCCGCCGCCAGCTGAGTTTGCGGGTCGCTTTTTTCAAGGCCAGCCCCGGCGGCCAGCTCATGCGCCAGCGCCTGGGTAAATTCATCCCGAATCTCCCTGGCTCTCGCTTTCAGCGCCGGGCTGTTCTCAATCGTCGAGACAAAGCCCTGGCCCGCCACGGAGAAAGCCACCACCGGGCTATTTTGTGCAATCAGGTGGTGAGCAAAGCGGCGCAGCGCTTCCAGCGGCCCCGTGTTTTTATCCCGCTGACTCAGCGCACAACGCAGCATCTCCAGCCCCTCTTCTTCGCGGTCGAAGAACATCTCCTCTTTGCGCGGGAAGTGGTTGAACACCGTCATTCTCCCAACCCCTGCCGCCGCGGCGATTTCATCAATCGTCACCTGCTCAAAGCCCTTTTCCAGAAATAGCCGGGTGGCAGCGTTAGATATTTTCTGGCGGGTGGCGAGTCGGTTAAGGGTTCGGCGATCGACGGACATTGACAGGATCCTGTGGAATAGATAATTATGTACTGAGTATATATTGGTACTTAGTACAGGTAAACATGAACAAAGCGCTGGTCGTGATTTTCTCCACCATTTGCCTGGATGCCGTTGGCATCGGCCTGATCTTTCCTATTCTGCCACGCCTGCTGGAAGAGGTGACGCACACCCCGGATATCGCCCACTGGATCGGCATCATGACCGCGCTGTATGCCCTGATGCAGTTTGTTTTCGCCCCGCTGCTGGGGGCGATGAGCGACAACTATGGCCGCCGTCCCGTGCTGCTCGTTTCCCTTATCGGGGCCGCCGTGAACTACCTGATCATGGCCTTCGCCCCGCACCTGTGGATGCTGCTGCTGGGCCGTGCCATTGCCGGGTTGACCAGCGCTAACGTCTCGGTGGCGATGGCTTATATCACCGACGTCACCCCGGCGGATAA
It includes:
- a CDS encoding TetR/AcrR family transcriptional regulator — protein: MSVDRRTLNRLATRQKISNAATRLFLEKGFEQVTIDEIAAAAGVGRMTVFNHFPRKEEMFFDREEEGLEMLRCALSQRDKNTGPLEALRRFAHHLIAQNSPVVAFSVAGQGFVSTIENSPALKARAREIRDEFTQALAHELAAGAGLEKSDPQTQLAAGLVLATWSAALIQAHRTFSQTLSNTAAAAVFLELIDRGTAGVIAAMNGTVYGEK
- a CDS encoding LysE family translocator; protein product: MSVTDALLAFTLAATLLTLTPGLDTALILRTAAAEGGKKAFHAALGIDVGCFVWGALVAFGLGALLAVSEFAYTLLKWCGAAYLCWLGIQLLLRPRQSFSLASAESTRANNWFLRGMLGNVLNPKMGVFYVSFLPQFIPSGHSPILWTFLLVSIHAVLGTLWSLTLILATRYASGVLRKPGVVKWMDRITGCVFLLFAAKLAISRR